AAACGAGATTGAAGCCAATAAAATGAAAATCGAGTGGGGAAGCCAGATCAGAAACTATGTAATGCATCCGTATAAACTGGTAAAAGATGTACGCTCAGGCCACGAAACATCAGATGTGGATTCTGTAATGAACGGAAATCTTACCCCATTCCTGAAAGCCTTCCTTATGGCCGATGGTACCGCAGTTTCTGATGATGATCTTGACTTGTAAAATATCATGTCTGTATTTTAGTTAAAATCTTATAATTAATTTTTGTTTCAGACTTTTTACGCTTACTTTTGTTGCTAATCGTTATTTATGGAAGATTTCAATAGCTGGAAAGATTTACTGAACCCCGAATTTTATATCAAAATGGGTGGGTTCTGGCTTATTTTATTCATTGTCTTTGCCGAGACCGGACTTTTTGTAGGATTTTTCCTCCCGGGAGACTCTCTGCTTTTTGTTTCAGGGATTTATGCCGTTGAAATCATCAAAGAGACTTTTAGCTCTACAGGGAGCGATTTTCTGGATACCACAATCCTGGCTACCGGTGTTGCCATCGCAGCGGTAATAGGAAATGAAGTAGGGTATTATTTCGGAAGAAAAACAGGTCCTGCTTTATACAAGAGACCGGATACGATGCTTTTTAAGAAAAAATACCTTTATCAGGCTCATGACTTCTTTGAAAAACACGGCGCACTGGCGATTATTATGGCAAGATTCCTGCCGGTAGTAAGAACGTTTACTCCTATTGTTGCAGGAATTGTGAAGATGGATAAAAAAGAATTCCTTAGAGATAATATTATCGGCGGGGTTCTATGGTCGTTCATTCTGATCTTTGCCGGGCATTACCTGGATAAATTATTCATGGAACAGTTTGGTATCAATTTGAAAGAAAAACTGGAGTACATTATCATTGTTATTGTGCTTGTAACAACACTTCCGGTAATCATTAAATTTGCTTTCGGAAAAAAAGAGGATTTCTCTAAGTACGAAAACAAAGACTTTGAATAATCATTCAACACCAATATAATACATAACCTGCCTTTGAGCAGGTTATTTTTTTATCCATTCCAGGATATTCGGATAGATGATGCTGTCTCTTTTTCTTTTGCTGAAAAGCCTCGGAACATGTCCTGTTTTTTTCATGAAGACAAGTTTGTGCGGAACATTCTCCCTGGTAAGTGCTGAATCCATGGCAATTCCCTGATGCTGATTCACCAGAAAATCATTATTTCCCTGAAAAAGAAGTGTGGGAACCTGGGTAATATTGGCGATAGGACTGGCTTCTTTGAAGGCTTCAGATATGTTTTTCCGGTCAAATTTCGTACCCACTACTTTCTGGAAAGTAGGAGAGGTATATTTGGAATAAAAAGAATTCAGGTATTCCGGGCTGTAAAAATCGGTCGGTCCACTCAGGGAAATGATCTTTTTGATCTGATCGGGATGTTTATAGCCGTAAAGAAGAGCTAAATGTCCTCCGGCACTTTCTCCGAGTAAAATGTAATTGTCTGGTTTTAGTTCGGCTTTTTCCGAAAGGGAATTGAATTTTTCGATGGCCAGCCCAATGTCTTCCAATTGCTGCTTATACGTGATTTTTTTTCGTTTGGAAACCAGCCTG
This region of Chryseobacterium vaccae genomic DNA includes:
- a CDS encoding alpha/beta hydrolase, which produces MKKLILRYHFFVVGCISFLLQSCNTKFRVWVGPGGQQKIYNLKYGEHKRQKMDVFLPLDYPENSPVVLIVHGGAWSIGKKEHMIQVQKMLFKNQIPSINMNYRLVSKRKKITYKQQLEDIGLAIEKFNSLSEKAELKPDNYILLGESAGGHLALLYGYKHPDQIKKIISLSGPTDFYSPEYLNSFYSKYTSPTFQKVVGTKFDRKNISEAFKEASPIANITQVPTLLFQGNNDFLVNQHQGIAMDSALTRENVPHKLVFMKKTGHVPRLFSKRKRDSIIYPNILEWIKK
- a CDS encoding DedA family protein, which gives rise to MEDFNSWKDLLNPEFYIKMGGFWLILFIVFAETGLFVGFFLPGDSLLFVSGIYAVEIIKETFSSTGSDFLDTTILATGVAIAAVIGNEVGYYFGRKTGPALYKRPDTMLFKKKYLYQAHDFFEKHGALAIIMARFLPVVRTFTPIVAGIVKMDKKEFLRDNIIGGVLWSFILIFAGHYLDKLFMEQFGINLKEKLEYIIIVIVLVTTLPVIIKFAFGKKEDFSKYENKDFE